Below is a genomic region from Streptomyces roseoviridis.
GCTCAGCGACACCGAGCGGGCGCATCTGACCCATCTGGCGAAGCCGACCGTGAAGAAGCGCCAGCGGGCGGGGAGCTCCCGTCCGCAGCAGGTGCGGCCCGGTCTGGCGCAGCTCCTGGACGCGATGGAGGGGGTGCCGGCCTTCGTCGTGGGGCGGCGGCTCGACGTCCTGGCCTGGAACCGGATGGCGCGTGCGCTGTTCGGCGACTTCGCCGCGTGGGATCCGCGCGAGCGGAACATGGCCCGGATGATCTTCCTCGACGCCAACGCGCGTGATCTCTACATCGAGTGGGAGTGCAAGGCGGTCGAGGTCGTGAGCGTGCTGCGACTGTACGCGGGAATGCACCCGGACGACCCGGAGCTGATGGCGCTGGTCGGCGAGCTGTCGGTCAGGAGCGAGGAGTTCCGCTCGCTGTGGGCGGCGCACACGGTGACGGACAAGGGGCACGGCACGAAGCGGCTGCGGCACCCGCTGGTGGGCGAGATGACGCTGTCGTACGAGTCGTTGAAGGTGTCCGGCGACGATCCCGACCTGGTGCTGGTGACGTACCACGCGGAGCCCGGCTCGCCGTCGGCGGACGCGCTGCGGCTGCTGGCGCAGTGGGGTGTCGACGAGCCGGTGGTGGCGGAGGCGGATCCGAGCGCGGACCCGCGGGCGTGAACGCCCATCGGAGCGCGGACCGGCGGGCGTGAACGCGAGCGGCCCCCCTCGTCGTCGGACGAGGGGGGCCGCGTCACTTCACCGCAGCGCCGGGTGCGGAGGGAGTCAGACGGCCGAGCCGGCCTTCCACTCCGACCAGCTCATGTTCCAGCCGTTGAGGCCGTTGTCGGGCGCGATCGTCTTGTCCTTGGAGTTCTTGACGACGACCACGTCGCCGATGATCGAGTTGTCGTAGAACCACGCGGCCTGCTGCTTCGGGTCGCCCGCGCCCTTGACGTCGGCGAGGCCCACGCAGCCGTGGCTGGTGTTCACGTTGCCGAAGATGGAGCGCGCGCCCCAGTAGTTGCCGTGGATGAAGGTGCCGGACGTGGACAGGCGCATCGCGTGCGGCACGTCCTTGATGTCGTACTCGCCCTTGCCGTCCGCGTCGGTGAAGCCGACGGTGGCGCCGTTCATCCGGGTCTCCTTGAACTTCTCGGAGATCACCATCTGGCCGTTGTAGGTGGTGTTCTCCGGGGAGCCCGCCGAGATCGGGATGGTCTTGATGGTGCGGCCGTCCTGCTTGACCGTCATCATCTTGGTGGCCACGTCCACCGTGGAGACCTGGTTGCGGCCGATCTTGAAGGTGACGGTCTTCTCCTGGACGCCGTAGACGCCGTCGGCGCCCTCGACGCCGTCGAGCTGCAGCTTCATGGTGACCGTGGAGCCCTCGGCCCAGTAGTTCTCCGGACGGAAGTCGAGCCGCGTGGAGTTGAACCAGTGCCCCACGACCTCCTGGCCGGAGGTGGAGGTGACGCTGATGCCGCTCTGGACGGCCTTCTTGTCCTTGATCGCCTTGTTGAAGTTGATCGAGACCGGCATGCCGACGCCGACCGTGGAGCCGGCTTCCGGCGTGAAGTTGGCGATGAAGCTGTTGGCCTTGGAGACCGTGGTGAAGGAGGAGTTCTCGTGCGCCTCCAGTCCCTCGGCGTCCGTGGCCGTCGCCGCGACCTTGTAGACGACGCCGCGCTTGAGCTGGCCGCTGGGCTGCCAGCTCAGACCGTCCGCGGCTATCTCGCCCTTGACGGTGTCGCCCTCGGCGGAGGTCATGGTGACCTCGGTGAGCTTGCCGTCGGTGACGGTGACCTTGGCGCCGTCGTTGATCGAGACGTTCTGGGCACCGTTCTTCGGCGAGATCGTGATCTGCGCCTTGGAGGTCTTCTGCGCGGCGGCCTCGTCGACCTGAGCCTGTGACTGTGCGCTCTGCGAGGCGTCGGCGGCGCTGCCGCCCTTGTCGCTGTCACTGCACGCCGAGAGCACCAGCACGCCACCGAGCACCGCGGCGGCCGCCGTCAGGCTCCTGCGGCGCTTGCCGTACGTCATCACACGCTTCTCCATCGTCGCCGATTACCTGCCACTTCCCACTGAAACACCCATGACAACCCGCCCGGTTCCGTAACCGGGGGGTATGTGGGGAACA
It encodes:
- a CDS encoding helix-turn-helix transcriptional regulator codes for the protein MDLSAELSEFLRSRRARLKPQDVGLPEFGRHRRVPGLRREELAQLAGVSVAYYTRLEQGNGRNVSMEVLDSIARALRLSDTERAHLTHLAKPTVKKRQRAGSSRPQQVRPGLAQLLDAMEGVPAFVVGRRLDVLAWNRMARALFGDFAAWDPRERNMARMIFLDANARDLYIEWECKAVEVVSVLRLYAGMHPDDPELMALVGELSVRSEEFRSLWAAHTVTDKGHGTKRLRHPLVGEMTLSYESLKVSGDDPDLVLVTYHAEPGSPSADALRLLAQWGVDEPVVAEADPSADPRA
- a CDS encoding L,D-transpeptidase; amino-acid sequence: MEKRVMTYGKRRRSLTAAAAVLGGVLVLSACSDSDKGGSAADASQSAQSQAQVDEAAAQKTSKAQITISPKNGAQNVSINDGAKVTVTDGKLTEVTMTSAEGDTVKGEIAADGLSWQPSGQLKRGVVYKVAATATDAEGLEAHENSSFTTVSKANSFIANFTPEAGSTVGVGMPVSINFNKAIKDKKAVQSGISVTSTSGQEVVGHWFNSTRLDFRPENYWAEGSTVTMKLQLDGVEGADGVYGVQEKTVTFKIGRNQVSTVDVATKMMTVKQDGRTIKTIPISAGSPENTTYNGQMVISEKFKETRMNGATVGFTDADGKGEYDIKDVPHAMRLSTSGTFIHGNYWGARSIFGNVNTSHGCVGLADVKGAGDPKQQAAWFYDNSIIGDVVVVKNSKDKTIAPDNGLNGWNMSWSEWKAGSAV